AGCTGCCggggaagcaaagcaaaggagGAGCCTGGCACGGCAAGGGATCGCTCAATGCGTCCCCCTGCAGACGGGGCCTGAGGACTGGGATCTTGGCACAGAGAGGTGTGTGGGTGCTgcctggcagagccagggctccccTTCACGCCAAACCTCCGTGCTTGGCCCCTCGCCCCCAGGCTGTCTGCAGAGGGGAGCCTGGTCCCGAGGGAACGGGCCTAATCCTGAGGAGCTGCTCCAGCTCCGCAGCTCCAAGTTCCTACGGCTGTGGGGGGGTGTGCACAGAGGGGTGGGGGACAGCGGGGGGCTCTACTACGTGCTAGCCTGCTGCCCGCCCTCACTTCTTGACCTTGCCCTGAGCAGCGACAGCCTCCATGGCCTTGCGCACTGTCTCCTCGTCCCCCAGGAACTGCATGGGTTTGATGGGTTTCAGGTTCTTGTCCAGCTCATAGACGATAGGGATGCCGGTGGGCAGGTTCAGCTCCATGATGGCCTCTTCTGACATGCCTGCGAACACAGAGAGAGTGCTATCACTTGTGGCCCTGCTCACAGAGTGCcagctggggcagtggggagatCCCCAGCAGGGCTGACGTACCTTCCAGGTGCTTGACGATCCCACGCAGGCTATTGCCGTGGGCAGCAATAAGGACTCGCTTTCCCTCTTTGATCTGCGGGACGATTTCCTCATTCCAGAAAGGCAGAGCCCGGGCGATGGTGTCCTTTAGACTCTCACATGTCGGCAGCTGGTCCTCCGTCAGGTCAGCATAGCGACGGTCCTGGGGGAACAACCACGTTCACGCAGCAGCCAAACGCAGTGGGAAGGCAGAAGCGGGGCCTTCATCCCCCTCATCCCAAATTCTCTGCCTGAGGACCTGCTACGTGTAGGCAAAGTTGGGCTTGGAAGCAAGGAAGCACCTTTGAGGTTTGAGGCTACAATCAGCCACAGTTGTGGCAGCAAGCCCCTCCTGGGGAAAGCCACACGTTGCTTGCTCTGGATGAAGAGACCAGAGCAAACATCCATGCACAGGTCATGGGACTAATGATTAACAGAGGTGttgtcccatcccgtcccatcccatgtCCACCTCCCTTCCCCTGGCTTTGAATCTGTCCCTGCAGTGCCCAGGGGTTCAGCTCCCCAGGGAGAGAGCGGGACAAACTTAGCCCAATGCCAGCCAGCACCATGCATCATGCAGTActggctgctgcagaggagaCCATGCAGAGGAAACCAGACCATGCAGAGGAGCCCAGACCACACTGCAGGGATCCAAGGTGACTTTTAGGAGCCTCCCAGTAAGGTGGCTGAAGAACAATGGGCCTTACCTTGCTGATGGTGCTGTAGAAGGGGTGATCGGACTGCATGGGAGGTGGAGGGATGTCGTACGAGCGCCTCCAGATCTTCACCTGCGCCTCGCCATGCTTTGCCGCCGTCTCGGCCTTATTCAAACCGGTGAGAGCCCCGTAGTGCCTCTCATTCAGGCGCCAGGTTCGGATAACGGGTAACCACATCTGATCGATAGCATCCAGAACGGTCCACAGGGTACGGATGGCCCGTTTCTGTACCGAGGTGAAGCAAATATCGAACTCGTAGCCGGCATCTGAAAAAAGACGAGGGGGAGGAACACCGGGGAGGTGAATGCCGGGCCTTACGCAACCGGTGAAGGGCCAAGGGCGGTGGCGTCCCCACGCCGGTACCGGTAGCgtccccgccgctgccggcccGACCTAAGGGCGGGCTAGCTGCAGCGGGTACCCGGACCGGTACCGGAGAACCGcctcccccccgtccccgccTCAGCCAGGTACCAGAGGCTGTCCCCTCGGTACCGGAGACCACCATCCGGCACCAGAGGGCCCCAAAGCTCCAAAATGACCTCCTTAGGCCCGAGGCGGCCGCACTAGGCCGCACCCCACCCTCAcggccaacccccccccccttcgccgGTGACCGGTACCTCGTAGGGCCTCGCCGCCGCGCCGCGCCTCCTGCTGACCGGCAGGGCTGAGATCGGCATCGTACCAACCGCTGAAGCGATTCTCCAGGTTCCAGGCGCTCTCGCCGTGGCGGACGAGGACGAGGCGGTAGGCGGCCATGGCGGAGGAGCGGAGCTGAGGGGAGGCCGGGGCTCGCGCGCTCTCTCCTCACGCTGCCGCGCGCGACTGACGCTGCCGGCGCTGCCCCGCCCCTCGCCGCGCGGaacggggaggagggaggggggctgGCGCGCATGCGCAAAGCGTCGGGCGGGCGGAGGCGCACGTAGCGCATGGCGCGGCCGCGAAGGGCGGCACGACCTTCAGGCTCGTGACGTCACCGCGACGTAACGCATACGCATTGTACGCAATTACACCCATTCCGTACGGGTGCGGCGCCGGCACTGCCTTCTCCCCCCTGTATGGGGGTGTCAGGCAGCCTCTCTTGCTGACAGCAGCCTCTAGGCCCCTCAGGTCTCCCATCCAAGCCCCAGCTGGGcgcgaccctgcttagcttccccGACCCCGCTCCCCACCCGCCCCGCTGGTAGGCGGAGAGCCCTGTGAGGGCAGCCGTGCCCTCACTCAAGATGGCGGCGGGCGCCGGAAGCGGAAAAGGGAGGGGGTGGGCGTGTGGGAAGGGGTAGCACGTGGAGCCGGTTCCAGCATGGCGCGGAGCGGGCGGCTCCGCTCGGGCGCCGCCGCTAAGCTGAAGCGGTGGCGGAAGGGCCACAGCAGCGACTGCAACCCGGAGACCCGCCAGCACCGCCTGGCAGCCCGCAGCCGCTTCTACAGCCGGCCGGCGGGTGAGAGCGGGGAggcgggcgggagggcggcggccCCCGGTACGGGCGGCTCCCTGCCGTGTgcccggcgggggctgcggggagagccTTTGGGGGCAAGAGGGCCTGGAGCCGCCGAGCCGAGAGCTGCGGCCCcaggaggcagaggcagaggcagcagcccgGGGAGCAGAACCGAGCCCGCGGCCTAACGAGCGTGTCCTCCGTTCCCAAAAGCCCGTGGCCGCGCCGGTCAGTGCTGCTGCGGTGTCCGGCAGGGAGAGGAGCTCAGCACACGGCTCCTCGGAAGGCCTCACGATGGGGAAGACAAGCGTCGGGGCATGGCGGTGTGTGAGGGGCCGGAGTTCCAcggccctggctgctgctggacaGGGAGATCCTTCTCCTGCAGATAAAGAGACGTGTCTCGCAGCGGGCACCGTCCTCTCACAGCTGGCCGCACGCTGGTGTCTGGGACTCAGAGGGACACCGAGCGTGTGCCTCGGCTGTCTGGTTGCCAGGGTTCCAAGCAGAAGATAAACGGGGCAGAGCACAGGGAGCACCTCAGCGTTAAAGCCCCGGTACAACCGAGGGCATGTTTGTGAGGGCGTGATGGTCTCCTGTCAGTCAGAGCTGGACTGTGCCCTGGTTTATTTTCACAGGAATTAGGAGCTCTCTCCACTTATTGCTGTACCTTCCCATGCTGGGGGGAAGCAGCATCCGTGTCCCGTGTGCTGGAGATGAGCTCCagctgagctgggctggctgggaggggaaggaggagaggtgttgggggggggttgCGGTGAATGGCGGAGCAAGGCGACCCTGGGGTCCTGACTGTGCCTCTCCAACCCCGCAGAGAAGAGCAACCTGACGGTGGATGCGGTGAAGCTGCACAATGAGCTGCAGTCGGGGTCCTCGCGTGTGGAGCGGCCGAGTGACAGCGCTCAGCTCCGCATGGAGGAGGACGACGCCGGGGAGGCTGCCACGGAGAAGTCCTCTGGCACCTTCCTGAGCGGACTGAGCGACTGCACCAACGTCACCTTCAGCAAGGTGCAGCGCTTCTGGCAGTCCAACTCTGCCGCTCACAAAGAGGTACAGGCGTGTCGCGGACGGAGTGATCaccttcactagttagagtgaagtagtgaaatatttattaaggtgaaacagtgatttaacaaaatcattactaagtgcgataaaaccagtagtaaatgcgacagtgttttacgagattggATGTCGAGACacactctgttatttactgcacagaggacagggtcagacaagctgccagggagaccctcccgttgagtcacaaggttcagaaaggaccccctggctttctaaactcagagaggagtctgggtgtggctggatccaatcctagtcccagacttggtcaacagtttatggcTAAAGGATTAGATGtgtgcaatcaaccctttatattacttagctaagatttcaaggtTTAGCATGCTGTTGgtcacttactgagaatctgttgcggcaaggaatctctcagcctcgaggagtagatcCGTAAGCGAGCGTCCTcgcaaaaggggagatcctggcgtgcagccgctgccctgcaagagagctcaaagggctcttgggctgtctgCTATAAATAGagtgagataattgacctataatcatattctcatgggaacaaaatttctaggtccccgctccagacagtgttttggctgggttgccagccatcccccaaagtccaggtgcaagttatcgcaactggtgttgtgatggccatggtggccgtggcccgagcaggagctgggggggcgggaaacagggagagcacactgtcACAAggcgggagcagggctggggggtgggtgTCCAGTGGCGATGGCCCCCCCAGTTGTCAGAGTGAGGGTGCTGACCTGCTCCGCTTGCCGCTCGTAGATCTGCGCCGTGCTGGCGGCTGTGACGGAGGTGATCCGCTCGCGGGGGGGCAAGGAGAGTGAGACGGAGTACTTTGCCACGCTGGTGAGTGCTGGTGGTGGGAGGAAGCACGAGCACGGGTGGATTCTTGGGGTGGTTGGCGGTGGAAGGTGCTGTGCTCGTAGCTGAGGCCCTTCAGGTGTTGCGTTGCTCCTGGTTTCTTTGCCCTCCTCCCTAAGTGTtggggaagaggaagggctgGTGCAAACCCCCGCTCCCCCTCACTTGTCCCTCCTCTGTTCCCAGATGACCACACTGGAGGCGGTGGAGTCCCCCGAGTCGCTGGCTGCTGTTGCCTACCTGCTTAACCTCGTCCTAAAGCGGTGAGTCGCTGgtagaggagcagggagagctgcccATGCCCGTCTTGGAAGAGGGGTTGGCACTGTCCCCCTCGCCAGGCTGGGGAAATGACCCAACCAGAGTGGGCTGGGGACGCGGTTCCCTGCGAGACTGCCCACTGGCTGCACTGCTGACACACCTCTTTTTCCCGGCAGGGTCCCAAGCCCTGTGCTTATAAAAAAGTTCTCGGATGCCTCAAAAGCCTTCATGGGTATCGTCTCCTCGCAGGCCTGCagcagctccacctctgccctgcGATGGGTGAGTAGCCAAGAGGCAGCCAGCAGTGCCAGCTCTGGCCAGGGGCCTGCTGAGAGCTGGGTGGGACCTGCTGCTGTGGGGTGGTGCTGGGTGCTCGGCCTGAGGCTGTTGCAATGAGAGGGGGTCTCTGGGGGGTGATGCtgacagccctgctgctcccttgTTGTAGGTCCTCTCTTGCCTGGCCACGCTGCTGCGGAAGCAGGACTTGGCAGCCTGGAGCTACCCCGTCACCCTCCAGGTCTATCACGGCTTGCTGAGCTTCTGCGTTCATACCAAGCCCAAGGTGAGCTCCCGCTTCCCCTGACAAGGGGTGATGCTGCCTTTGGGGCTCGTTTCTGAGGCTGGCTGTGTGCCCGGGGTCTGTGGCTCCTACCCAGCTGGGCTCTCCTTCTCCCAGGTGCGGAAAGCAGCACAGCACGGTGTGTGCTCCGTCCTGAGGGGTAGCGAGTTCATGTTTGGAGACACGGCCCCTGAACATCACCCCGCGGCACCTTCCACTGCCAAATTCTGTGTGCAGGAGATCGAAAAAGCTGGAGGTATGGGGTGCTGGAGCAAGGGGTCTGCAACTGAGTGCAGGGGGGGGGCTGTGGCTTGGCTcccattctttctctctctccatgggaGAATAGGGACttgaagggaaagagggagggtgCAGTACCTTGGATTTCTGGGGAGAGTATGAGATGCTGGTGGGGCGCCTAAAGTGTTTTAGGGGGCCCTCAGCCATCTGTGTGTTGCTCTGCCCTTCCCAGAAGTCAGGGGGTGTTCACCCCAGTTACATGGCCCGGCCCCAGTGCTGTCACAAGTGGCTTTGCCTCTGGCAGGGCTttgccatggggtgccatgggcTCAGgaactgctctgctctgctcctacAGGCACCAAGGAGGCCACCACCACCCTCCACGTCCTCACCCTGCTGCGGGACCTGCTGCCCTGCTTCCCCGCAGCCGTGGTGAAGACCTGCTGCGAGACCTTGCTGCGAGTCATGACTCTCAGCCACGTGGTGAGTGTCCCTGTGCCAGGGGTGGCGAGGGCGGCTCCCCCTCAGCTGCACCTTGGAAGGGCTCAAACCCcctcagctgctggctgggagcCTGGAAATGCAGGATGCAAATGCAGAGGAGCCCGGAGGAACTGGTCTTGCTGGCCTGCCTGCCGTGGGAGAGGAAGGCTGAAAAAAGAGTGTAGTTGCAGCAGCGCTGGGCTTCCCCGGCCAGAGCCTGCTTTGGGGTAGAGGGCAGAGGGTGTGAAGGGGTGCTGCCTGTCATGGAGCCCCCATCCTGATGCCGTGTCCTTCACAGCTAGTGACGGCGTGTGCCATGCAAGCCTTCCACAGCCTCTTCAGTGCCCAGGCCAGTGTGACCTGCCTGCCGGCTGAACTGAACGCCCAGATCATCACCGTGAGTGTGGGGCGCCGgcatggggagggatggggctggcagtGCTGCAGCACCCGCTTACCCACCCTCTGCTTCCCCAGGCCCTCTACGACTATGTGCCTAGCACGAGTGACCTGCAGCCGCTGCTGACCTGGCTGTCCACCATGGAGCGGGCACACACCAACCTGGGCAGGTGTGGGCAAGGGCCATAACTGGGCAGGGGGAGAAGCGGCTGCTTGTTCTCTCACTCGCCcagtctctcttctccaggctgcagaaGGACTTGTGCTGGGCTCACCTCCCCCGGCTCTTCTCAGCTGCCATGAACTGCTTCCTCTCCCCGCACTCCCAGGTGGTGTCGGCGGCAGCACAGACCCTGGAGGTACTGTGCCTGGGTGCCCTGGTCCTCGCTGGGGGCTCTGCCTGGGGGTTTGGAGCTTGCTGGGGGGCGGTGTGCCCCTCTGTGCTTCCCAGGCACTTCCCACTGCTGCCTTATTTTCCCTGTTTGTCCTTGCAGACAGTTCTGAGCGAGTGCGTCGTTCCCCACATGGATGACCTGGGCACCGTCTCTGcatctgccccagcccctgccagctaCCTCTGCAAGATGTTCAGGTGAGGAGCGGTGGTGTGGGAGAGGCTGTCCCCGAGGGTCTGGCTGAGCTCTGAGCAGCCTCTGCCCAGTCCCTGATCGGTGCCGGTCCCTGCCAGCGTGACcgtctcctctctcctccttagATCAGTGGAGGAGGGCCTGACATATCGTTTCCACGCAGCGTGGGACAAGGTGCTGCGGGTGCTGGAGGTCTTCTTCGAGACATGTGGGAAGCAGTGCCACCCCATCATGAGGAAGGTGAGCCAGTCCGGGCGGGCCCAGAGGTGTCAGGCTCATGCACGGAGGCAGGTGGGGTGGCAGCGCTGCTGCCTGGGCTGTGTTGCCCTCTCTGGCTGtgcagcagggctgtcccagTGCCCACTGTCCTGCCTGTGCTTGGGCAGGGTGTGTGTAGCTCTGGCACTCGGCATGGGAACGTGCAGGGCAGCTGGCATCCCTGGGCAGGAATAGTGAGTGAGACACGCTGGACCTGCCTCCGTGGCTCCTCTGTGACTGACCTaccctgtccccacagtgtcTCCGGTCGCTGTGTGACCTACGTCTCTCCCCACACTTTCCCTACACCGCTGAAGTGGACCAGGCAGTGGGGGCTGCCGTGAGTGCCATGGGCCCTGAGGTGGTGCTGGAAGCCGTGCCGCTGGAGATCGACGGCAAGGAGTGAGTACAGCCGTGGGGCAGCAGGTCCTGTACCCGCTCCCAGCAGCAAAGGACACTGATCTCCAGCTGAGAAACCATTTTCCTCTTGTACCTTTCTCATCTGCATCTTCTCTGACCTCTCAATGAGCCAGTGTAAATGACCGGTACCCCCAGCACCCTTAGTGGAGTGCTATCCTTTCGGctcatatttcacagaatcacagaatatttttggttggatgggacctttgagatcatcgagtccaaccatgaaaacaaaacaaaacaaacaaacaaaaaaaaccaccaccaaaacaaaacaaaaaaaccaaccaaaaaaatcccagaacaccaaacaccaaaaccaaaccaaaacaaacacccacaaccacaccacaccccacccacaaacagacacaacccaatagtctcgggcactagagcatgccctgaagtgccatgtctacacgttccttaaatacctccagggatggcgactccaccacctccctgggcaggctgtgccagtgcctgaccaccctctcagtaaagtcattcttcctaatatctaatctaaacctcccctgccccaacttcagaccatttcctctggtcctgtcattattcccttgggagaagaggccaacacccacctctctacaccctcttctcaggtagttgtagagggcaatgaggtcccccctcagcctcctcttctccaaactaaacatgcccagttccctcagcctctcctcatatgacttgttctccagacccctcaccagcttggtggctctcctctggacacgctccagcagctcaatgtccttcctgtagtgaggggcccagaactgaacacagccctcgaggtgaggcctcaccagtgcccagtacagaggcaccatcactgccctactcctgctggccacgctgttcctgacacaggccaggatgctgttggccttcttggccacctgggcacactgctggctcatgttcagccggctgtccaccaccacccccaggtccttttctgctgggcagctctccagccactcttccccaagcctgtagcttgGGGAATATTTTCTCTATTTCCCCCCAGTTCTCGTACTGGGAACTTACCAGCTGCCAGTCTGTCTGTGATACTGGCAATTTTGCAGCTGTTTGTTACATTCCTGTTCAGCCTCCACGCAGTGTTGGAGGTGTTTGGCTCTGCCAAGCATCCCTGTGTCTGGCTTTGGGGCTGGGTGGAGGTGCCCCATGCCCAGGGGCTGATGCCAGGAGCACCCACCGCTCCCCTGacctctgccttccctccccagggagaCACTGGATTTCCCCCGCAGCTGGCTCCTGCCAGTGCTGCGGGACTATGTGCAGGGTGCGCGGCTTGGCTTCTTCACCAGCTACTTCTTGCCCTTGGCAGCTACTCTgaagagcagaggtgagaaggatGGCATGGTAGGGTCCCGGCAGGTGCAGTCCCCAGGGTGCTCCATGGgacctccttccccccttcctccttccccacttcTTCCTTCCCCGGGATGGAGCAGGGCTTTGCCaactctgctgctctgctcatctcccccttcttttctccagccACGGAGTTTACCCAGGCTGGGAAGAACGTGGAGGCCAAGATCTACGACACATTGCAGTGGCAGGTAACGAGGAGTGCCCGGGAGCCCTGCTGTGGCATATCCGTGGTGCCAGGCTGGGGAGCGGTGACTCGGGTGAAGGGTAGTGGCCTCCCACCTTATCCTTTGCCTTCCAGGTCTGGACCCTGCTGCCTGGCTTCTGCACTCACCCCACAGATGTGCTGGGGTCCTTCAAGGGGCTGGCCCGCACCCTGGGCATGGCCATCAGCGAGCGTCCGGACCTGCGCCCCACCGTGTGCCAAGCCTTGCGCACCCTCATCCACAAAGGATGCGAGACAGGTTGAAGGAGAGACAGATCCTCGTGGTGGGTCCTTGTCCCCTGGAGTGACCCAGAGGGGGAAGATGCTGACCCGCACCCCTTTGTCATCCTCTCCCTAGATGCGGAGCGGGCAGAAGTTGGTCGCTTTGCCAAAAATTTCTTGCCCATCCTGTTCAACGTGTACAGCCAGTCCGAGGAGGACGGGGGCAGCAGTGCTCAGCGCCGCTCCGTGCTGGACACTGTCCGAGCTTACTTGACCATCACCGATCCCCAGGTGAGAGGGTGGTGGGGCAGGTTGTGCTGGCTCGGGCCAGCATCTCCCATTTGGCCCAGTTTGATGGGGTTGTGGTGGGTGCCTGACTGGAGAGGACAAGAAGAAAGAAGCTGGGAAGAGAGCAGCCCTTCCTTGCCCTCGCAAGGAGGGATCCCTTCCCAGCCAGAGGTCTGGGATTTTCCAGTCTTGCAAGTGCATCTGGCACATTGTGCACAAGCCCTTTGGGAATTTGTCTAGCTCTTTCTGGACCTGTCGTGCGTCTGGTCTTGACAAAGTCCTGTGGCAAGGCATCTGCCAGGTGGATTACAAACTCTTGTAAAAGCGCTCCCTTCAGCCCGTTCTGATCCTGCTCTGTGTGCCTGCCTTGCAGATggtctgtgggttcctgcagaaagCCAGTGAGAAGCTGACCAGTCCTGAGAGCTCTGAGTTTGCCAGGTAACACCCTAATGGGTAAAGCTGCTGGCTTTCTCCTGGTGAGCAGTGCGAGGCACTCATACTGTCCCATCCCACGTGGGATGGAACTCTCGTGCATCCAGCGAGACTTGCAGCCGGAGTCCCAGCTTGGTTGGACAGTGTTAGTGATGCTGCAGTGTCCTTCTCTGCTGCAGGCTGTCCATCCTGGACCTGGTGGTGGCAATGGCACCCTACGCTGATGAGCAGTCCCTGAGTTCCCTGTACCGCACCATCCAGCCTTCCCTCCAGGTGAGTCGGCCCCCAGCCCCGACAGGCACAGGGGTGCAGTGGGGCACTGTCTGCTTGCTGCCAGCTTGGACCTGCGCTCTGgggtgctgagcagctgctgtagGGGACAGGTCCCCGCTGGGTGGCGTTTGGTGCTGTGGGGGTCCCTTCAGACGCCTTGGCGAGAGGCTGCCCTGATGGTGGGGTTGTGTTGGCTGTCCCTGCAGAGCAAGGAACGCAGCATGCAGAAGAAGGCATACCGTGTGCTGGAGGAGGTGTGCGCCGCTCCCCATGCCCCCTGCCAGGCCTTCATCCGCTCCCACCTGCAGGATCTGCAGACAGCGCTCCTGGACTCACTCAAGAGCGCAGCGTCCCCGGCCAAGAGGGTGAGAGCAAGGGCTGTGGCGGCCGAGCTTGGCTCCtgccaggaggggacagggtgcGGGCAGCCAGGTGTGTGTCCCTGGGTGTACCAGCGTTGGGCTGTTCCTTCCCACAGCCCCGGCTGAAGTGCCTGTTCCACATTGTGAAGCAGCTCTCCGCAGAGCACGAGCCCTTTGTCACTGCCCTGGTCCCGGAGGTGAGTGTGGTCCCTGGGAGGATCCAACTGATTCTGGCCATGGCGGGGGACGACAGGGTTGTGATGTGCCCATGTGCCTCCAGGTCATCCTCTGCACCAAGGAGGTGTCGGTGGGGGCTCGCAAGAATGCCTTCGTGTTGCTCGTGGAGATGGGGCATGCCTTCATCCGCTTCGGGCCCACACCCCAAGGTGAGCTCCTGCTCTGCTAGCTCAGTCCCacagctgctccggccccagagGGATCGGAGCCCTGCCCCGCACCCCACCGGAACGGGCCAGGGATCATGCTGAGCCGGGAGCGAGTGAGGCCTGAGTCATTCTCCTCCTGCAGAGGGCATGCAGCGGTTCCTGCTCCTGGTCTACGCAGGGCTCACGGGCTCCGTCACCATGATCAGCTGCACAGTCCTGGCGTTGACCCGCTTGTTCTTCGAGTTCAAAGGtgagcaggagggatgggggCACAGGGGCATCACCCCCCGGGAAAGGTGggtgctgggaagaggctggCTGTGGCTGAGCCCTGCCGTCGTTGCAGATCACCTGGAGCTGAGTGTGgtggagcagctcctgcagaacaTCTGCCTGCTGCTGGCCTCCCGCACACGGGATGTGGTGAAGGCGGCCCTGGGCTTCCTCAAAGTCACACTGCTGCTGGTGGACCCCAAGCTGCTGGCCAAGCATGTCCAGACGATGGTAAGATCCCACGTGGGGTGCCCTGAGGAAGGCAATgggacagagctggggctgcCTTGGGCAGCCGAGAGCATCTCCACCTGCACCCTGCTTCTGTCCGGGAGCCAGGGGCACAACCTTGATCTTGGTGGCTGAGAAGGAGTGAGGGTGAGGGGGTCCCTCTCAATGCTGGCATGGACCTGCCAGAGAACCCCCATGAACTGGCCCTGCCAAGCCAGGTAGACGTCCCCATGGCCCTGCCTGGGACAGCCATGGGGAGTCGGCACCAGGGTGAGCAAGGTGGCCATGCAGGGAAAGGGTGGGAGActgggtgcccagggcaggggtgctTTGGTCTTGAGGGTCTCTGTCCTGGCAGCTGGAGGCCGTGGGGAATCTTTCGGATGACATGAGACGCCACTTCCGTATGAAGCTACGAAACCTCTTCACCAGGTTCATCCGCAAGTTTGGGTGAGCTGGGGGCTCCTGGGTTGTGCTGGAGACATGCTGGGGCAGCGGGGGAGATCCCTGGGAAGCAGTGTGGGAAGTGGGCACTGACCACTTTCTCTATGCTCCTCAGCTTTGAGCTGGTGAAGGGGCTGCTGCCAGCTGAGTACCACAAGGTGCTGGTGAACATCCGCAAGGCAGAAGCCCGAAACCGCAAGCAGCGCGCCCTGAGGCAGGCGGCTGCGAATACGGATGAAGAGGAGGCACCACCTGCACAGCCCAGAGGAGAGAGGTAAAGATGGGCCAGGGATGAAGAAGGAGCAGCCCTCACAGAGAGCTTGATGCTGGATCTGCTCTGCTCAGCTCGTGCCTCTAGAGATGGTGGGGACATCTCCGGGGCTGCTGGCCACTGTGGGGCAGGCTGGGGTCTGCGCCCCTGGGTTTGTTCTGTTTCCATCATCCTCTGCATCTTGACCAGCATGGAGGAGATCCTGGCTGActcagaggatgaggaggaggaagaggaggaacggCAGCggagcaaggagaggaggaagcaagCACGGCAGAAGGGACAGGCCTGgctgaaggaaggggaagaggatgaGCCCCTCAACTTCCTGGACCCCAACGTGTCCCAGCGGGTGCTGGGTAAGGAGTGGAGCTTCGGATGtgactgggatgggatggacgGGGCGGGAGCTGGTGTGATGCACAGGGGCTCTGGGGGTACAACTGCCCCCAGGAGTGGGTCCTTCCCCAGGCCCTGACCCACCTC
The window above is part of the Numenius arquata chromosome 15, bNumArq3.hap1.1, whole genome shotgun sequence genome. Proteins encoded here:
- the PGAM1 gene encoding phosphoglycerate mutase 1, with amino-acid sequence MAAYRLVLVRHGESAWNLENRFSGWYDADLSPAGQQEARRGGEALRDAGYEFDICFTSVQKRAIRTLWTVLDAIDQMWLPVIRTWRLNERHYGALTGLNKAETAAKHGEAQVKIWRRSYDIPPPPMQSDHPFYSTISKDRRYADLTEDQLPTCESLKDTIARALPFWNEEIVPQIKEGKRVLIAAHGNSLRGIVKHLEGMSEEAIMELNLPTGIPIVYELDKNLKPIKPMQFLGDEETVRKAMEAVAAQGKVKK